The genomic stretch ttaacttgtaaacctaagttaatctaacaaagactaaacaaacgattacgagcaataGTTTACATAAAACAAAGGcacatacttgtcattatcaaaacttaatcatatatctatatggttcaacaactGAACATCAAAATTACGGCCTCCCAATGAATCCTTCAAGGTAGTAACCTCTAAGTTGTTCAACTCCAAGAAACCCTTGCAACTAAATCCACCAATTGCGTTCTTTACCTCCTCTTGAAACTCCTCGAAGATATCATGTGTGTAAATGTTCgccccatcactctctattgcaAACTTACTGTACAACTTAGGGTTTGATTGACGGTTTTCGTTATCAATCCTCTTCTGGTTGTGTCTTTGTTGGTCCAAATCACTTTCAAagcgcatccaaaactcaacaagaGTACCATTTCTGGCCTCAAACCTCTTGAAAAAATGGTTTTCACTCTCCAACCGATGTGTCGTCCTCATAATACCCCCCCATTATCCAGTCCTTACAGTGCGCCATCACCCACTGCCTCCTTATATCATAGCAGTCCGTAAACCATTCAATGTCAGCGGGTACGTGTTCCTCCATTATTGTTGGCCATTTATTGTCGAACTCCTCTGCTTCAAGTTCCTCGTCCCATACAATAGCATTTAACTTTTTTAGAAAAACCTGGTAATCTTTCCTTTTGCTACCATACTTACAGGGAATCTTATTCATAATGTGCTACATGCAGAACCGGTGTCGTGCTATCTTGAATTTTTCGGGTACTAACGCAATTATTCCAGGATCTTGATCTATTATTATGTACTCTGGTTCCTTTCCCTCCATAGCAAACAAAAACCTCTCGAATACCCAATTAAACGATTCCGTATTTTCTTTCGCTATAAGGGCACAACAGAAAGTTATTGATCGTTTATGGTTGTCAATCCCTGTGAAGGGAGTGAAAACCATCTTGTACTTGTTAGTGGAGTAAGTAGGGTCGTAAGAAACGGCATCTCCAAAGACGGAGTAGTTCCTCCTAGCAATGCCATCCGCCCAAAGTGCGCGGCGTAGGCTACCATCTACGTCAACATCATAGTCGAAGTAGAAACCTGGCCGAGTCTCTGCCATATTCTTAAAGTGATCAATGAAAAGTTGTTCGTCCCTTTCATGAATAAAACACTTAAGGTCTCTTTGGCAATTTTTGAAGTCGTTCAAACTAGCCCCTATATTGTGGAACCCGTTAACAACCTCCTTACACATTCTGTAAGTCCTTGTTGCTCCAATATTAAGCTGCAATGAATTAACAAACCAACGTCACAACAGAAATTAAATTCAAACGCGGAAATTCAAACGTCTACTACTAATTTCTACCTATTAGTAGTAGAAACTTTAACCCTGTCCAGGAAAATTCATACTCACAAACGTAAATGTCATTGAAACTTTAAATGTTCCATTCCAAAATTCAACACTCATTTCTGA from Silene latifolia isolate original U9 population chromosome 2, ASM4854445v1, whole genome shotgun sequence encodes the following:
- the LOC141640798 gene encoding protein FAR1-RELATED SEQUENCE 3-like, yielding MSVEFWNGTFKVSMTFTFLNIGATRTYRMCKEVVNGFHNIGASLNDFKNCQRDLKCFIHERDEQLFIDHFKNMAETRPGFYFDYDVDVDGSLRRALWADGIARRNYSVFGDAVSYDPTYSTNKYKMVFTPFTGIDNHKRSITFCCALIAKENTESFNWVFERFLFAMEGKEPEYIIIDQDPGIIAKRKDYQVFLKKLNAIVWDEELEAEEFDNKWPTIMEEHVPADIEWFTDCYDIRRQWVMAHCKDWIMGGDLDQQRHNQKRIDNENRQSNPKLYSKFAIESDGANIYTHDIFEEFQEEVKNAIGGFSCKGFLELNNLEVTTLKDSLGGRNFDVQLLNHIDI